One region of Brassica napus cultivar Da-Ae chromosome A10, Da-Ae, whole genome shotgun sequence genomic DNA includes:
- the LOC106371274 gene encoding G-type lectin S-receptor-like serine/threonine-protein kinase At1g11330, with the protein MVLLLNTRRRFVIVLLLATLSCFSVRLCFGQDRITFTTPINDTDSLLSQSGVFRFGFFTPVNSTTRIRYVGIWYDKIPKQTVVWVANKDTPINDASGVVSISDDGNLVVTDGRNRLLWSTNVTLTMAPNAAWIQLMDTGNLALQDNQNNGEILWESFKHPYNSFLPTMTLGTNKRTGENLKLTSWRSYQDPSTGNYTAGLAPLTFPELTFPELLIWKNNVPVWRSGPWNGQVFIGLPDVDSLLFLDGFNLINDKQGTFSMSFANDSFMYHFNLDPDGVIYQRDWSTSLRDWRIGAMFPSTYCDAYGICGPNGSCSSREDPPCECVKGFVPRNSTEWNARNWSNGCVRKGQLRCERQSNGGGKGDVFVRLQKMKVPVNAVQSDANEQDCPKQCKDNCSCTAYAFDRGIGCMLWSGNLVDMQSSLRTGIDLYIRLPHSELKTHSNRAVIIIAPVLGVAFLAAVCVLLACRKFKKRPDTSAELMFKRMEALTSGNETASNQVKLKELPLFEFQVLATATDSFSLRNKLGQGGFGPVYKGKLSEGQEVAVKRLSQASGQGLEELMNEVVVISKLQHRNLVKLLGCCIEGEERLLVYEYMPNKSLDAYLFDPLKQKILDWKTRFNIMEGICRGLLYLHRDSRLKIIHRDLKVSNILLDDNLNPKISDFGLARVFRANEDEANTRRVVGTYGYMSPEYAMEGLISEKSDVFSLGVIFLEILSGRKNSHKEENNLNLLAYAWKLWNEGEAASLADPTIFDKSFEKEITRCVQIGLLCAQEAANDRPNVSTVIWMLTTENTNLQEPKQRALIARRGSCDQGSLSTNDLSLTAVTGR; encoded by the exons ATGGTGCTTCTACTGAACACACGTCGTCGTTTCGTTATTGTTCTTCTACTTGCAACACTCTCTTGCTTCTCCGTTAGGCTCTGCTTCGGCCAAGACAGAATCACCTTCACTACTCCGATCAACGACACAGATTCCCTTCTCTCCCAAAGTGGTGTTTTCAGGTTTGGTTTCTTCACTCCTGTAAATTCCACTACTCGGATACGTTACGTCGGGATTTGGTACGACAAGATTCCAAAACAAACTGTGGTTTGGGTTGCTAACAAAGACACTCCCATCAACGACGCTTCCGGTGTTGTTTCCATCTCCGACGACGGAAACCTCGTGGTTACCGATGGTCGAAACCGCCTTCTATGGTCGACCAACGTCACGCTAACCATGGCTCCAAATGCTGCTTGGATTCAGCTGATGGATACTGGGAACCTTGCGTTACAAGATAACCAAAACAACGGAGAGATTCTCTGGGAGAGTTTCAAGCATCCTTATAACTCTTTCTTGCCAACAATGACTCTTGGGACCAACAAGAGAACCGGAGAGAATCTGAAGCTTACTTCTTGGAGAAGCTATCAAGATCCTTCAACAGGGAACTATACAGCTGGTCTTGCTCCTTTAACCTTTCCCGAGCTCACGTTTCCTGAGCTTCTGATTTGGAAGAACAATGTTCCAGTCTGGCGTAGTGGACCTTGGAACGGTCAGGTTTTCATCGGTTTACCGGACGTggattctcttttgtttcttgatGGGTTTAATCTTATCAATGATAAGCAAGGAACATTTTCAATGTCATTTGCTAATGATTCTTTCATGTATCACTTTAACTTGGATCCTGATGGAGTTATATATCAGAGAGATTGGAGTACTTCTTTGAGAGATTGGAGGATCGGTGCAATGTTTCCATCTACGTACTGTGATGCATACGGTATATGTGGTCCAAACGGAAGCTGCAGTTCCCGGGAAGATCCGCCTTGTGAATGTGTTAAAGGGTTTGTGCCGAGGAACAGCACAGAGTGGAATGCAAGGAATTGGAGTAATGGATGTGTGAGAAAAGGTCAATTGCGGTGCGAGAGGCAGAGCAATGGAGGAGGAAAAGGAGATGTGTTTGTTAGACTGCAGAAGATGAAAGTACCAGTCAATGCAGTACAATCTGATGCTAATGAGCAAGATTGTCCTAAACAGTGTAAGGATAACTGTTCTTGCACTGCTTATGCTTTTGATCGGGGAATCGGATGCATGCTTTGGAGTGGTAACTTAGTTGATATGCAATCATCATTGAGAACTGGCATTGATCTTTATATTCGACTTCCGCATTCTGAACTCA AAACACATAGCAATCGAGCAGTTATCATCATTGCACCCGTGCTAGGCGTTGCGTTCCTTGCTGCCGTCTGCGTTCTTTTAGCATGCAGGAAATTCAAAAAACGTCCAG ATACAAGTGCAGAATTAATGTTTAAGAGAATGGAAGCACTTACAAGTGGTAATGAGACTGCTTCTAACCAAGTGAAGCTCAAGGAGCTTCCACTCTTTGAGTTTCAAGTGTTAGCCACAGCAACTGATAGCTTCTCTCTAAGAAACAAGCTCGGACAAGGTGGATTTGGTCCTGTTTACAAG GGAAAATTGTCAGAAGGGCAAGAAGTTGCAGTGAAGAGGCTCTCACAGGCATCAGGACAAGGACTTGAGGAGCTTATGAACGAAGTGGTTGTGATTTCCAAGTTGCAACATCGGAATCTAGTGAAGTTACTTGGCTGTTGCATTGAAGGTGAAGAAAGACTGTTAGTCTACGAATATATGCCTAATAAAAGCTTGGATGCCTATCTATTTG ACCCATTGAAGCAAAAGATTCTTGACTGGAAGACACGGTTCAACATAATGGAAGGGATTTGCAGAGGTCTCTTGTATCTTCACAGAGATTCAAGACTAAAGATCATACACAGAGATCTAAAAGTCAGCAACATTTTGTTAGATGACAATCTGAATCCCAAAATATCTGATTTCGGGCTTGCAAGAGTTTTTCGAGCAAATGAAGATGAAGCAAACACAAGAAGGGTTGTTGGAACATA CGGCTATATGTCACCTGAATATGCAATGGAAGGTTTAATTTCAGAAAAATCAGACGTTTTTAGTTTGGGGGTTATATTTTTAGAGATCCTAAGTGGGAGAAAAAACTCTCACAAGGAAGAGAATAATCTAAACCTTTTAGCTTAT GCGTGGAAGCTGTGGAACGAAGGTGAGGCTGCTTCTCTAGCTGATCCAACCATCTTTGATAAGTCTTTCGAGAAAGAGATAACGAGATGTGTTCAGATTGGTTTGTTGTGTGCGCAAGAAGCTGCAAACGATAGACCAAATGTTTCAACCGTGATCTGGATGCTAACTACCGAAAACACGAACCTCCAAGAGCCAAAGCAGCGTGCGTTAATAGCAAGAAGAGGATCTTGTGACCAGGGTAGTCTCTCTACCAATGATTTGAGCCTCACAGCTGTAACAGGGCGTTAG
- the LOC106371273 gene encoding probable bifunctional methylthioribulose-1-phosphate dehydratase/enolase-phosphatase E1 isoform X2, with amino-acid sequence MAATAAATIGFPQAYLEGKEVKETSSLVTELCRHFYTQGWVSGTGGSITMKVHDASIPKPDQLIIMSPSGVQKERMQPEDMYILSPNGSIVSAPSPKPYPNKPPKCTDCAPLFMKAYEMRNAGAVIHSHGMESCLVTMLNPQAKEFRITHMEMIKGIQGHGYYDELVVPIIENTAYENELTDSLTKVIEAYPKATAVLVRNHGVYIWGDSWIHAKTQAECYHYLFDAAIKLHQLGLDAATPEHGPIRRHVHSQNHISTKLSVKSGVKDSQNQTEPPRRCIVLDIEGTTTPITFVTDVLFPYARENVGKHLNLTYDTAETQEDIKLLRSQVEEDLRQGLAGAVPIPHADEGKEKVIAAVVSNVEAMIKADRKITALKELQGHIWRTGFECNELKSVVFEDVAEALEKWHSSGIKVYIYSSGSRLAQRLLFGNTNYGDLRKYLSGFFDTTIGNKKESKSYKEITETLGVDDPSEILFVTDVYQEATAAKTAGLEAIISIRPGNASLPENHGFKTVTSFSQI; translated from the exons ATGGCGGCGACCGCAGCGGCGACGATCGGTTTCCCGCAGGCATATCTGGAGGGTAAAGAGGTGAAGGAGACGAGCTCGCTGGTGACTGAGCTCTGCCGTCATTTCTACACTCAAGGTTGGGTATCTGGAACCGGCGGTAGCATCACCATGAAGGTTCACGATGCTTCTATCCCTAAACCCGACCAACTCATCATCATGTCTCCTTCag GTGTTCAAAAGGAGAGGATGCAACCTGAGGATATGTATATCTTATCTCCTAATGGATCCATCGTATCTGCACCTTCTCCAAAGCCTTACCCTAACAAGCCTCCCAAGTGTACTGATTGTGCTCCTCTTTTCATGAAG GCATATGAGATGCGAAATGCTGGAGCTGTTATTCATAGCCATGGCATGGAATCTTGTCTTGTGACAATGCTTAATCCACAAGCCAAAGAATTTCGT ATAACTCACATGGAGATGATAAAAGGGATTCAAGGTCACGGATACTATGACGAACTTGTTGTCCCAATCATAGAGAACACAGCTTATGAGAACGAACTCACAGATTCACTCACCAAAGtt ATAGAAGCCTATCCAAAAGCAACCGCAGTGTTGGTACGCAATCACGGAGTTTACATTTGGGGTGATTCTTGGATCCATGCTAAGACACAG gctgaatgttaccattatctgTTCGATGCTGCCATCAAGCTTCATCAACTGGGTCTGGATGCTGCTACACCAGAGCACGGGCCTATTCGAAGACATGTACACTCACAGAACCACATTTCCACAAAACTATCTGTAAAATCCGGAGTCAAGGATTCACAAAACCAAACAGAACCGCCTCGG CGATGCATTGTTCTCGACATTGAAGGAACAACTACTCCCATAACATTCGTCACAGACGTTCTCTTTCCCTATGCTCGTGAAAACGTTGGAAAGCATTTGAATCTGACGTACGACACAGCAGAAACACAAGAGGATATCAAGTTGCTGCGGTCTcag GTTGAAGAAGACTTAAGACAGGGTTTAGCCGGTGCTGTTCCTATACCTCATGCTGATGAAGGCAAAGAGAAGGTCATTGCCGCTGTGGTCTCTAATGTAGAGGCAATGATCAAAGCTGATAGAAAGATCACTGCTTTAAAGGAATTGCAA GGTCACATATGGAGAACGGGTTTTGAATGTAATGAACTGAAGTCTGTTGTGTTCGAGGATGTAGCAGAGGCTTTAGAGAAATGGCATTCTTCTGGAATTAAG GTTTACATATATTCAAGTGGTAGTCGATTAGCGCAAAGGCTTCTCTTTGGGAACACAAACTATGGAGATTTGAGGAAGTATTTATCTGGCTTTTTCGACACCACAATCGG aaacaagaaagaaagCAAGAGTTACAAGGAGATTACAGAGACATTGGGCGTGGATGATCCTTCGGAGATTCTTTTTGTGACGGATGTTTATCAAGAAGCTACAGCTGCAAAAACTgcag GTCTGGAGGCAATTATATCGATTCGACCTGGTAATGCTTCCCTTCCAGAGAATCACGGGTTCAAGACTGTCACATCGTTTTCCCAAATCTAG
- the LOC106371273 gene encoding probable bifunctional methylthioribulose-1-phosphate dehydratase/enolase-phosphatase E1 isoform X1, with protein MAATAAATIGFPQAYLEGKEVKETSSLVTELCRHFYTQGWVSGTGGSITMKVHDASIPKPDQLIIMSPSGVQKERMQPEDMYILSPNGSIVSAPSPKPYPNKPPKCTDCAPLFMKNRRLSLGKRLRKLGYKAYEMRNAGAVIHSHGMESCLVTMLNPQAKEFRITHMEMIKGIQGHGYYDELVVPIIENTAYENELTDSLTKVIEAYPKATAVLVRNHGVYIWGDSWIHAKTQAECYHYLFDAAIKLHQLGLDAATPEHGPIRRHVHSQNHISTKLSVKSGVKDSQNQTEPPRRCIVLDIEGTTTPITFVTDVLFPYARENVGKHLNLTYDTAETQEDIKLLRSQVEEDLRQGLAGAVPIPHADEGKEKVIAAVVSNVEAMIKADRKITALKELQGHIWRTGFECNELKSVVFEDVAEALEKWHSSGIKVYIYSSGSRLAQRLLFGNTNYGDLRKYLSGFFDTTIGNKKESKSYKEITETLGVDDPSEILFVTDVYQEATAAKTAGLEAIISIRPGNASLPENHGFKTVTSFSQI; from the exons ATGGCGGCGACCGCAGCGGCGACGATCGGTTTCCCGCAGGCATATCTGGAGGGTAAAGAGGTGAAGGAGACGAGCTCGCTGGTGACTGAGCTCTGCCGTCATTTCTACACTCAAGGTTGGGTATCTGGAACCGGCGGTAGCATCACCATGAAGGTTCACGATGCTTCTATCCCTAAACCCGACCAACTCATCATCATGTCTCCTTCag GTGTTCAAAAGGAGAGGATGCAACCTGAGGATATGTATATCTTATCTCCTAATGGATCCATCGTATCTGCACCTTCTCCAAAGCCTTACCCTAACAAGCCTCCCAAGTGTACTGATTGTGCTCCTCTTTTCATGAAG AACAGGCGGCTTTCTTTGGGGAAACGCTTGCGAAAACTCGGTTACAAG GCATATGAGATGCGAAATGCTGGAGCTGTTATTCATAGCCATGGCATGGAATCTTGTCTTGTGACAATGCTTAATCCACAAGCCAAAGAATTTCGT ATAACTCACATGGAGATGATAAAAGGGATTCAAGGTCACGGATACTATGACGAACTTGTTGTCCCAATCATAGAGAACACAGCTTATGAGAACGAACTCACAGATTCACTCACCAAAGtt ATAGAAGCCTATCCAAAAGCAACCGCAGTGTTGGTACGCAATCACGGAGTTTACATTTGGGGTGATTCTTGGATCCATGCTAAGACACAG gctgaatgttaccattatctgTTCGATGCTGCCATCAAGCTTCATCAACTGGGTCTGGATGCTGCTACACCAGAGCACGGGCCTATTCGAAGACATGTACACTCACAGAACCACATTTCCACAAAACTATCTGTAAAATCCGGAGTCAAGGATTCACAAAACCAAACAGAACCGCCTCGG CGATGCATTGTTCTCGACATTGAAGGAACAACTACTCCCATAACATTCGTCACAGACGTTCTCTTTCCCTATGCTCGTGAAAACGTTGGAAAGCATTTGAATCTGACGTACGACACAGCAGAAACACAAGAGGATATCAAGTTGCTGCGGTCTcag GTTGAAGAAGACTTAAGACAGGGTTTAGCCGGTGCTGTTCCTATACCTCATGCTGATGAAGGCAAAGAGAAGGTCATTGCCGCTGTGGTCTCTAATGTAGAGGCAATGATCAAAGCTGATAGAAAGATCACTGCTTTAAAGGAATTGCAA GGTCACATATGGAGAACGGGTTTTGAATGTAATGAACTGAAGTCTGTTGTGTTCGAGGATGTAGCAGAGGCTTTAGAGAAATGGCATTCTTCTGGAATTAAG GTTTACATATATTCAAGTGGTAGTCGATTAGCGCAAAGGCTTCTCTTTGGGAACACAAACTATGGAGATTTGAGGAAGTATTTATCTGGCTTTTTCGACACCACAATCGG aaacaagaaagaaagCAAGAGTTACAAGGAGATTACAGAGACATTGGGCGTGGATGATCCTTCGGAGATTCTTTTTGTGACGGATGTTTATCAAGAAGCTACAGCTGCAAAAACTgcag GTCTGGAGGCAATTATATCGATTCGACCTGGTAATGCTTCCCTTCCAGAGAATCACGGGTTCAAGACTGTCACATCGTTTTCCCAAATCTAG
- the LOC106431118 gene encoding uncharacterized protein LOC106431118 isoform X1, whose product MSRGPGRLIQNVTQFADAQFKQFSTRHGQKVIDILDFPIKLVLSPFTLAFDIAGSAPRGFGIPELISKISYLSVFAVATLGTYDIALDLGKKVICQRDCKTCNGWQALRCTMCKGTGNVHYQIKDYNLRSGEKPTADCVADAIVDNRAELVHLPSSLNLTAPLPTKDCPTCDGTGVMSCTECKNKLQVRISADDIMEPPWKAYNVLRKMDYPYEHIVHSMKDPSIANFWLITLPQIVGGFDYDEDVKKKIWLQYEESMRYDQLRDLVAKRNPGWEYLQDALFSIDPVRAQEDPVIVKNVPFYKAKKALEAEVTKLNPPPRPQNWGELNLPLNTSSWSEEDLKNPAKLYEKTVLLNAQREIADKILDAQWEAKWRQEKVEEMLEEKVRPFIQDSNMAVLPQPILLKSQKTNQKGNRQKKWWFF is encoded by the exons atGTCGAGAGGACCAGGTCGTCTGATACAGAACGTGACACAGTTCGCGGATGCTCAGTTCAAGCAATTCTCGACTCGTCATGGACAAAAGGTCATAGACATCCTCGACTTCCCAATCAAACTTGTCTTGTCTCCTTTCACTCTCGCCTTCGACATCGCTGGCTCTGCTCCTCGCGGCTTCGGCATCCCCGAACTCATCTCCAAGATATCCTATCTCTCTGTTTTC GCGGTTGCTACGCTTGGGACTTATGACATTGCCTTGGATTTGGGGAAGAAAGTCATATGCCAAAG GGATTGCAAAACTTGTAATGGGTGGCAGGCGTTACGATGCACCATGTGCAAAGGAACAGGGAATGTTCATTACCAGATCAAAGACTACAACTTGAGAAG tggagaGAAACCAACAGCAGATTGTGTTGCAGATGCGATAGTGGACAATCGAGCTGAGTTGGTTCATCTTCCTTCCTCCCTCAACCTTACTGCACCCTTGCCAACGAAAGACTGCCCAACTTGTGATGGAACA GGTGTGATGAGCTGTACCGAGTGCAAGAACAAGCTGCAAGTCAGGATCTCAGCTGATGAT ATCATGGAACCTCCATGGAAAGCATACAATGTGCTGCGGAAGATGGATTATCCCTACGAG CACATTGTTCACAGCATGAAAGATCCAAGCATCGCAAATTTCTGGTTGATCACTTTGCCTCAGATTGTTGGTGGGTTTGATTATGATGAAGATGTCAAGAAGAAAATATGGTTGCAGTACGAG GAATCTATGCGCTATGATCAACTTAGGGACTTGGTGGCTAAGAGAAACCCTGGCTGGGAGTATTTGCAGGAT GCCTTATTCTCCATTGATCCTGTCCGTGCTCAGGAAGACCCCGTCATTGTGAAAAATGTACCTTTCTACAAGGCTAAGAAAGCACTAGAAGCTGAAGTCACAAAGCTCAATCCACCTCCTCGTCCTCAGAACTGGGGT GAACTGAATCTCCCGTTGAATACTTCCTCTTGGAGTGAAGAGGATCTCAAAAACCCTGCAAAGCTGTACGAGAAGACAGTTCTTCTCAACGCGCAAAGAGAAATAGCAGACAAGATCTTGGATGCACAATGGGAAGCTAAATGGCGTCAAGAGAAG GTAGAGGAAATGTTGGAGGAGAAAGTGAGACCGTTCATCCAAGACTCAAACATGGCTGTTCTTCCGCAGCCCATCTTGTTGAAGTCTCAGAAGACTAATCAAAAG GGGAACCGGCAAAAGAAGTGGTGGTTCTTTTAA
- the LOC106431118 gene encoding uncharacterized protein LOC106431118 isoform X2, with the protein MSRGPGRLIQNVTQFADAQFKQFSTRHGQKVIDILDFPIKLVLSPFTLAFDIAGSAPRGFGIPELISKISYLSVFVSFFLLSSCWRLLRLGLMTLPWIWGRKSYAKGSVDDLIHSFRDCKTCNGWQALRCTMCKGTGNVHYQIKDYNLRSGEKPTADCVADAIVDNRAELVHLPSSLNLTAPLPTKDCPTCDGTGVMSCTECKNKLQVRISADDIMEPPWKAYNVLRKMDYPYEHIVHSMKDPSIANFWLITLPQIVGGFDYDEDVKKKIWLQYEESMRYDQLRDLVAKRNPGWEYLQDALFSIDPVRAQEDPVIVKNVPFYKAKKALEAEVTKLNPPPRPQNWGELNLPLNTSSWSEEDLKNPAKLYEKTVLLNAQREIADKILDAQWEAKWRQEKVEEMLEEKVRPFIQDSNMAVLPQPILLKSQKTNQKGNRQKKWWFF; encoded by the exons atGTCGAGAGGACCAGGTCGTCTGATACAGAACGTGACACAGTTCGCGGATGCTCAGTTCAAGCAATTCTCGACTCGTCATGGACAAAAGGTCATAGACATCCTCGACTTCCCAATCAAACTTGTCTTGTCTCCTTTCACTCTCGCCTTCGACATCGCTGGCTCTGCTCCTCGCGGCTTCGGCATCCCCGAACTCATCTCCAAGATATCCTATCTCTCTGTTTTCGTGAGTTTCTTTCTGCTCTCCTCTTGTT GGCGGTTGCTACGCTTGGGACTTATGACATTGCCTTGGATTTGGGGAAGAAAGTCATATGCCAAAGGTTCGGTCG ATGATCTCATTCATTCTTTCAGGGATTGCAAAACTTGTAATGGGTGGCAGGCGTTACGATGCACCATGTGCAAAGGAACAGGGAATGTTCATTACCAGATCAAAGACTACAACTTGAGAAG tggagaGAAACCAACAGCAGATTGTGTTGCAGATGCGATAGTGGACAATCGAGCTGAGTTGGTTCATCTTCCTTCCTCCCTCAACCTTACTGCACCCTTGCCAACGAAAGACTGCCCAACTTGTGATGGAACA GGTGTGATGAGCTGTACCGAGTGCAAGAACAAGCTGCAAGTCAGGATCTCAGCTGATGAT ATCATGGAACCTCCATGGAAAGCATACAATGTGCTGCGGAAGATGGATTATCCCTACGAG CACATTGTTCACAGCATGAAAGATCCAAGCATCGCAAATTTCTGGTTGATCACTTTGCCTCAGATTGTTGGTGGGTTTGATTATGATGAAGATGTCAAGAAGAAAATATGGTTGCAGTACGAG GAATCTATGCGCTATGATCAACTTAGGGACTTGGTGGCTAAGAGAAACCCTGGCTGGGAGTATTTGCAGGAT GCCTTATTCTCCATTGATCCTGTCCGTGCTCAGGAAGACCCCGTCATTGTGAAAAATGTACCTTTCTACAAGGCTAAGAAAGCACTAGAAGCTGAAGTCACAAAGCTCAATCCACCTCCTCGTCCTCAGAACTGGGGT GAACTGAATCTCCCGTTGAATACTTCCTCTTGGAGTGAAGAGGATCTCAAAAACCCTGCAAAGCTGTACGAGAAGACAGTTCTTCTCAACGCGCAAAGAGAAATAGCAGACAAGATCTTGGATGCACAATGGGAAGCTAAATGGCGTCAAGAGAAG GTAGAGGAAATGTTGGAGGAGAAAGTGAGACCGTTCATCCAAGACTCAAACATGGCTGTTCTTCCGCAGCCCATCTTGTTGAAGTCTCAGAAGACTAATCAAAAG GGGAACCGGCAAAAGAAGTGGTGGTTCTTTTAA
- the LOC106431083 gene encoding early nodulin-like protein 2, translating into MVALMKNLCFAFVILTSFATLFSVADARRFYVGGSRGWVMNPRENYNTWAERNRFQVNDTLYFKYAKGSDSVQQVMKADYYGCNVRNPLEKFDNGETEVALNRSGPFYFISGNQDRCLKGQKLIVVVLAIRHPKKVPISPAKPPSTTQPPQAHSPGSPVAPAKAPSAAQPPKSHSPVSPVAPAKGPSSAESPKAHSPVSPPAKAPSTAQPPNSHSPVSPVAPAKGPSTAESPKAHSPVSPIIPATAPSATPTPDSSPASPEPENTPPSSPAPPQSTPADNINAPAASTKNAASVVAVTSVMTTVLSVAFTVLMFA; encoded by the exons ATGGTGGCACTCATGAAAAATCTATGTTTTGCTTTCGTCATCCTTACTTCTTTTGCGACCCTCTTCTCCGTCGCTGATGCACGTCGGTTTTACGTCGGAGGTAGCCGCGGTTGGGTCATGAACCCACGCGAAAATTACAATACTTGGGCTGAAAGAAACCGTTTCCAAGTCAATGATACTCTCT ACTTTAAGTATGCCAAGGGATCGGACTCAGTGCAACAAGTGATGAAAGCAGATTACTACGGCTGTAACGTTAGGAATCCGTTAGAGAAGTTTGATAACGGAGAGACTGAGGTTGCTCTTAACCGATCTGGCCCGTTTTATTTCATTAGTGGTAATCAAGATCGCTGTCTGAAGGGACAGAAGTTGATCGTCGTTGTCCTAGCCATCAGACATCCCAAGAAGGTTCCTATTTCTCCGGCGAAACCTCCTTCGACGACTCAACCTCCACAAGCTCACTCCCCTGGTTCTCCTGTTGCGCCAGCGAAGGCACCGTCAGCGGCTCAACCTCCTAAATCTCATTCCCctgtttctcccgttgctccgGCGAAGGGTCCCTCATCTGCCGAGTCTCCAAAAGCTCATTCCCCTGTTTCTCCACCGGCGAAAGCTCCGTCGACTGCTCAACCTCCCAACTCTCACTCCCCTGTTTCTCCGGTTGCTCCGGCGAAGGGACCGTCAACTGCCGAGTCTCCAAAAGCTCACTCCCCTGTTTCTCCAATCATTCCAGCGACCGCTCCGTCAGCAACTCCAACGCCTGATAGTTCACCGGCTTCTCCAGAACCTGAGAATACTCCACCGTCGTCACCAGCTCCTCCTCAATCCACTCCGGCCGATAACATCAATGCGCCAGCGGCAAGTACCAAAAATGCAGCAAGTGTTGTAGCCGTTACTTCGGTTATGACCACAGTATTAAGTGTGGCTTTTACTGTCTTAATGTTCGCTTGA